The genomic stretch ATCTCCGGCTCCGCCTTTGCTTCCTGGACCCCAGGCGGGCTGGAGGGGCCGCGTGAATCCATTCCGAACGCGGGTTCGGTGGGCACCAGCCGGAATGGGCTCAAGAACCTGGGAGACTTCGGCATAACCCTGGGCGGTCCGCTCGTGCGGAATCGTCTCTCGTTCTTCGCGGGCGTTGTGCCGACGCTCAGTCGCAACGGGCGGCGCGATGACCTGACGGACCACCGTGGAATCCAGGCGGTGGGCCGGCTGACGTACCATGTCGCTCCTGGTCATGATGCGTCACTGCTCGTCCTCGCCACGCCTTCGTTGGTACGAGGGACGGATACTGCCGACCGACCTTGGGAGTTCGACAGTGAGACGGTCCTGGGGATGTTCGATTACAACGGCATGTTCCTGGACAATCATCTGCTCCTTTCCTTCAAGGCGGGATGGCTGAATCACAAAGCCGTCAGCCGCGTATCGACTGGCGATGCGCGGCGAGCGCAGCGCCGCTTTCACGCGAAGACCGAGGGATATTACTTGCTGCACGCCGTGGGGACTCACGTGTTCAAGGCGAGTATTGACGCGGAGCACTCCATGCACGACTCGGTACATCCGGTCGCATCCCGTGCGGCAAGCACAGTCTTGGGGGGATTCGTGCAGGACACATGGACCGTGAGTCACTTGCTCACGCTTCAAGGCGGCGCTCGCTATGATGTGCAGTCCCTGAGGGAGGGGTTGGATGGGCGCCGGGCGCTCACGGCCTACCTGCTCTCACCGCGGGCTGGCGTGGTCATCAATCCACGGACGATGTATCACTCGCAGCTCTTCGCATCCTTCGCGAAGTACCACGACCTGGTGCCGCTCGGGCTCATGGATGCAGAATCGGGCCAAGGTGTCACCTTCGATCCCAACCTCGTCCCGACGTCCTCCCGTGAGGTCATCGTGGGGGCTTCGCATGAGTTTCGTCCAACGCAAAACGGAAATCTCTGGTTCCAGTTGGCTGCGCACTATGCCCGGCGTCGGCTTGATACCACACTGGCGTCCGTCGACGGCCCAGACGATGAGGGTGTGCTGATTGGCAATCCGGGTATCGGGCTCGCAGCGGCGCTTCCGAAAGCTGTTCGTACTTATGATGCCGTGACGGTGTCGGTACAGCCGAAATTCTATTGGGTGCGCACCCAATTCAGCTACACATGGTCGAGATTGTACGGAAACCAGACCGAGCCACTCGGCGCCGATGCAGGGCGCCCCTTGGTTCGACAGCAATTGCTTCCGGCGGACCGCGCTCATTCCATCAAGGCCACCGGTACCCGTGGTTTCGAGTTGGCTCGTAAGCTTCACCTGCTCACAGGGGTTTCCTACCAGGGCGCATCTGGAACGCCACGGGATGACTTGGGGACCCGGAATCGTTGGGTCCACGTCCTCGATGCCCACGTGGACTTGAAGTATCAAGTGTCGAGATTCGAGTCGGTGTCGTTCGAGCTTGATGCACTCAACCTGTTGAATACGCAGCCGGGGGCGTGGTTGGGAGAGGGGCGCTCGGTGGAGTCTGACGGGGTGCCCCCCTTGTATGTCCTGCCGCCGCTACAGGTGCGGTTCGGAGTGCGCTACTCGTTCTGACGTCGCTGCCCTGTCCGCCCATGCGCGTAGGCTGAATGTCGATAGAGGTGTCCTCGATGAGCGCGCCCGCCGTGCCGTTCGTCAGTCCGGTGACGTCGTACGTCGTGGTGGCTCCCGTTCCGATTGAGGTCCACAGGCCAGTGGGAGCGCCAGGGCGCCCACGACCAACCACCCTAGAGAAGGCGAAAGCAGTAAAACGAGTAATGCCCAGTGTCGGTTCCGCCACGGGCTCATGTGCTGGGCGAAGGGGATTGTGCCGGGGCCGTGCCCCGGGTGATGAATCCGGAATGCGCCTGCGTTCGTGGTGGTGGGTCCTGGTCC from Myxococcus xanthus encodes the following:
- a CDS encoding TonB-dependent receptor domain-containing protein, whose amino-acid sequence is MFDYNGMFLDNHLLLSFKAGWLNHKAVSRVSTGDARRAQRRFHAKTEGYYLLHAVGTHVFKASIDAEHSMHDSVHPVASRAASTVLGGFVQDTWTVSHLLTLQGGARYDVQSLREGLDGRRALTAYLLSPRAGVVINPRTMYHSQLFASFAKYHDLVPLGLMDAESGQGVTFDPNLVPTSSREVIVGASHEFRPTQNGNLWFQLAAHYARRRLDTTLASVDGPDDEGVLIGNPGIGLAAALPKAVRTYDAVTVSVQPKFYWVRTQFSYTWSRLYGNQTEPLGADAGRPLVRQQLLPADRAHSIKATGTRGFELARKLHLLTGVSYQGASGTPRDDLGTRNRWVHVLDAHVDLKYQVSRFESVSFELDALNLLNTQPGAWLGEGRSVESDGVPPLYVLPPLQVRFGVRYSF